The following are encoded in a window of Limibacter armeniacum genomic DNA:
- a CDS encoding M20 metallopeptidase family protein produces MRDKAFAIKEYITDIRRRIHQHPELGYQEFETQKLIKSELEAMGFTQIEEKAKTGIVASLKNGNGPCIALRADIDALPIEEETGLEYSSKREGVMHACGHDSHTAMLLGAAKILKEEAFQGEVRFLFQPSEEHNYDDPDGWSGGKRMVMENVLEGVDAAMAIHQIPQMPLGAVSIKEGPVLAAADFFEIRVKGKSAHAGASPELGIDAIVVASQIVNNLQTVVSRNINPAESGVVSVTTFHGGSAPNIIADEVVMTGTIRALDDEIHQKIVTRVKAIIQQTAAMHDTEAIFTIKHGVPVTFNHVEMTAKTRQSAQKVFGEQGVIAIPPVFAGEDFAYMARQVPSCFALLGTKIEREGEIYSLHHPKMILNEDAMPLGTALFVQTALDFLNKN; encoded by the coding sequence ATGAGAGATAAAGCATTTGCCATCAAGGAATATATCACAGATATACGTAGACGAATCCATCAGCATCCAGAATTAGGTTATCAGGAGTTTGAAACCCAAAAACTGATCAAATCAGAGTTGGAAGCAATGGGGTTTACTCAAATTGAAGAGAAAGCCAAAACAGGCATTGTTGCCTCTCTAAAAAATGGAAATGGGCCTTGTATCGCTTTAAGAGCCGATATTGATGCACTTCCTATAGAAGAGGAAACAGGTTTGGAGTACAGTTCAAAAAGAGAGGGGGTAATGCATGCATGTGGACATGACAGTCATACAGCAATGTTGTTGGGGGCCGCAAAAATCCTGAAAGAAGAAGCATTCCAAGGTGAGGTGAGGTTTCTGTTTCAACCATCGGAAGAGCATAATTATGATGACCCTGATGGGTGGTCAGGAGGAAAGCGAATGGTGATGGAAAATGTACTTGAAGGCGTAGATGCGGCGATGGCAATTCATCAGATTCCACAAATGCCTTTGGGAGCCGTAAGCATCAAAGAAGGTCCTGTACTGGCTGCAGCTGACTTTTTTGAAATCAGGGTAAAAGGGAAATCGGCACACGCTGGAGCGTCGCCAGAATTGGGTATCGATGCCATTGTAGTAGCAAGTCAGATTGTCAACAACTTACAAACGGTTGTGTCCAGAAATATAAACCCTGCTGAAAGTGGTGTGGTAAGTGTGACCACATTTCATGGAGGTTCTGCTCCCAATATCATTGCCGATGAAGTAGTGATGACCGGAACCATTAGGGCATTGGATGATGAAATCCATCAAAAGATAGTCACTAGGGTAAAGGCAATTATCCAACAGACAGCAGCTATGCACGATACAGAAGCTATTTTTACAATAAAACATGGCGTGCCTGTAACATTTAATCATGTGGAGATGACAGCTAAAACTAGGCAGTCAGCCCAAAAGGTATTTGGAGAGCAAGGCGTGATTGCGATTCCTCCTGTTTTTGCAGGTGAAGATTTTGCTTATATGGCTAGGCAAGTACCGTCTTGTTTTGCATTACTTGGAACCAAAATAGAACGTGAAGGAGAAATTTATTCGCTTCATCACCCTAAGATGATTTTGAATGAAGATGCAATGCCATTGGGAACAGCCTTGTTTGTACAAACGGCTTTGGACTTTCTGAACAAGAATTGA
- a CDS encoding FUSC family protein yields MEIKETINKELKLLVAFKESKRNWHIPLLAAICLGTPLLIGLYFDNLQNGLFACLSGMVILYLPTSGSLTNRMITILVSSFGFMVSFTIGLIFSFNPIVSALIFGLYSITIHWIVLYYKTSPPGSFFFILIAAMSSCQPFDLSAIPVKAGLIGLGTMYTCLLALIYTLVTTKNTSSTKITPVLKKNNYADFVEALIVGGFMAIALSLGHLLKFSNPYWIPISCAAVMQGASLHHIWQRTMQRITGTFIGLALCWGLLSLIDAPLSICITIIILQFIIEMLVVRQYALAVIFITPLTVLLAEAANPLIQDSNALIALRFWEITIGSILGTVGGWVLYKEKIRYASIRGVQKLHLGVKKKIK; encoded by the coding sequence ATGGAGATTAAGGAGACGATTAACAAGGAATTAAAGCTTTTGGTGGCATTTAAAGAAAGTAAAAGAAACTGGCACATTCCTCTTCTAGCCGCCATATGTCTCGGAACTCCACTTCTCATAGGACTATATTTTGACAACCTACAAAATGGCCTGTTTGCCTGCCTTAGTGGTATGGTCATCCTATACCTTCCTACTTCCGGCTCTCTTACCAACCGAATGATCACCATATTGGTCAGCTCATTTGGTTTCATGGTGTCATTTACAATTGGTCTTATTTTCAGCTTCAACCCCATTGTATCTGCCTTGATATTTGGCTTGTACTCCATAACCATACACTGGATTGTTCTTTACTATAAGACCTCGCCTCCTGGTAGCTTTTTCTTTATCCTGATTGCAGCAATGTCGAGCTGTCAACCATTTGATCTTTCGGCTATCCCTGTAAAAGCTGGACTTATCGGGTTAGGCACCATGTATACATGCCTATTGGCACTTATTTATACCTTAGTCACCACCAAAAACACTTCTTCCACAAAAATCACCCCTGTACTCAAGAAAAATAATTATGCTGATTTTGTAGAAGCCCTAATTGTGGGTGGTTTTATGGCCATAGCTTTGTCTTTAGGACACCTATTGAAGTTTAGCAATCCTTACTGGATTCCAATCTCATGCGCAGCTGTTATGCAAGGCGCTTCATTGCACCATATTTGGCAAAGGACAATGCAACGTATTACAGGCACATTTATCGGATTAGCACTTTGCTGGGGATTATTAAGTCTAATAGACGCACCATTGAGTATATGCATTACCATTATAATTCTCCAGTTTATCATTGAGATGCTAGTCGTAAGGCAATATGCACTGGCTGTTATTTTTATTACACCTTTGACGGTTTTACTAGCAGAAGCAGCTAATCCATTGATTCAGGACTCCAATGCATTGATTGCTTTAAGATTTTGGGAGATAACAATTGGTAGTATCTTAGGTACTGTTGGCGGATGGGTCCTTTATAAAGAAAAGATTCGTTATGCCAGTATTCGTGGGGTTCAAAAACTACATCTTGGTGTAAAGAAAAAAATTAAGTAA
- a CDS encoding MBL fold metallo-hydrolase: MKLTTLLTGLFLLLSFAASSQEIKTYKAKENLYLVGDRTFSLFYITDEGVVVIDPIDERHATATMEAIKKVTDKPVTHLIYSHNHWDHISGGEIFKSQGASIISHQKAAEDIPENDNVVMPDTTWSGEKYTLKAGEKSIECYYFGANHGSGMTTFRFPEHNAIFSIDLVVPDRVLYAYLPDAKPKKWVQSLAEIQQLDFDEVYMAHVRPIGKREDITLLQQYFTDLYLAVDKELSNGTPFFDIPKTVSLPQYKHLKNYDEWLPLNVWRILMEKSIGQ; encoded by the coding sequence ATGAAACTTACTACGCTTCTCACTGGACTTTTTTTATTACTCTCATTCGCGGCCTCCTCTCAAGAGATCAAAACCTATAAGGCTAAAGAAAACCTTTACCTTGTTGGAGACAGAACATTCTCACTTTTCTACATTACAGATGAAGGCGTTGTCGTAATTGATCCTATTGATGAACGACATGCCACTGCCACAATGGAGGCAATTAAAAAGGTTACTGACAAGCCTGTAACCCATTTGATTTACAGCCATAATCATTGGGATCATATTAGTGGTGGTGAAATTTTTAAAAGTCAAGGAGCTTCTATTATCAGCCATCAGAAAGCAGCAGAAGACATTCCTGAAAATGACAATGTTGTCATGCCTGATACTACATGGTCTGGTGAAAAATATACACTAAAGGCAGGTGAAAAAAGTATCGAATGCTACTACTTTGGGGCAAATCACGGCAGTGGAATGACCACATTCCGGTTTCCCGAACACAATGCTATTTTCAGTATTGATTTAGTTGTTCCTGACCGTGTTTTATATGCATACTTACCTGATGCCAAACCAAAAAAATGGGTTCAATCACTAGCTGAAATACAACAACTCGATTTCGATGAGGTTTATATGGCACACGTAAGACCAATTGGAAAAAGAGAAGACATCACGCTCTTGCAGCAGTACTTTACTGATTTATATTTAGCTGTAGATAAAGAATTGAGTAATGGTACTCCTTTTTTTGATATCCCGAAGACTGTTAGCTTACCTCAGTACAAGCACCTCAAAAATTATGATGAGTGGCTTCCTCTAAACGTATGGAGGATACTGATGGAAAAGTCTATCGGTCAATAG
- a CDS encoding DJ-1/PfpI family protein: MTPIQVGILLFEEIEVLDFAGPFEVFSLAEKNNTKLFNVHTIGESESVIHARNGLKVVPNFNIQNHPKLDILIIPGGYGAEEITIKNNTILNWIKDQYQKVEIMASVCTGALLLAECGILDYKKATTHWMDIDRLENEYPNVTAVRNTKFVDEGNLITSGGISAGINMSFHLVKKLFDHETAELLAKRMVYDIEL; the protein is encoded by the coding sequence ATGACTCCTATTCAAGTTGGCATCCTTCTTTTTGAAGAAATTGAAGTATTGGATTTTGCAGGTCCGTTCGAAGTTTTTTCCCTCGCTGAAAAAAATAACACTAAGCTTTTCAATGTCCACACAATTGGTGAATCAGAAAGTGTAATCCATGCAAGGAATGGCCTTAAAGTAGTCCCCAATTTCAACATACAAAATCATCCAAAACTCGACATTTTAATTATTCCGGGCGGATATGGAGCTGAAGAAATTACTATAAAAAACAATACTATACTGAATTGGATAAAAGACCAGTATCAAAAAGTTGAAATAATGGCATCTGTATGTACTGGTGCTCTTTTATTGGCAGAGTGTGGAATTTTGGATTACAAAAAGGCAACGACACATTGGATGGATATAGATAGGCTAGAAAATGAATACCCCAATGTTACAGCTGTACGAAACACAAAATTTGTAGATGAAGGAAACCTGATTACTTCAGGTGGAATTTCGGCCGGAATCAACATGTCCTTTCACTTAGTGAAAAAGCTATTCGACCATGAAACTGCTGAACTGCTGGCGAAGAGAATGGTGTATGATATTGAATTATAA
- the metE gene encoding 5-methyltetrahydropteroyltriglutamate--homocysteine S-methyltransferase has product MQTHILGYPRIGSKRELKKACEQYWSGKISATDLIESGHTIRKQNWQLQKEAGIDLIPSNDFSFYDQVLDMTLTVNAIPNRYKEVVGAKPLDLYFAMARGYQKDGVDITAMEMTKWFDTNYHYIVPEFKKDQEFQLLSTKIIDEFSEAKKIGILTKPVLLGPVSYLLLGKEKEEGFHRIELIHKLLPVYLEILTQLQTLGAEWVQFDEPFLALDLSNYEKEVLLGTYRTIQKEFPQLKTIIATYFDGLKDNLALATSLPACALHIDLVRSPEQLTEVLQQAPKDLSISLGIIDGRNIWKNNFQNSLEKIQLAVDKLGSDRVMIAPSCSLLHSPCDLELETNEAVLTSEIKNWLAFAKQKVDEVATLKQLAEGNNDESIIAKLQANIAANASRKTSTLIHNNAVKERVNAITEADAKRINPYSVRQKTQDKILGLPLYPTTTIGSFPQTKEVRTWRSKFKKGEITTEEYNALLKAETETAIRWQEEIDMDVLVHGEFERNDMVEYFGEQLDGFAFTQNGWVQSYGSRCVKPPIIYGDVQRPTAMTVEWSAYAQSLTEKLVKGMLTGPVTILQWSFVRDDQPRSVTCNQIAFAIRDEVSDLEKAGIKIIQIDEPAIREGLPLRKDDWQTYLQWAIKAFRISSTGVEDETQIHTHMCYSEFNDIIQNIADMDADVITIECSRSQMELLDAFVQFNYPNEIGPGVYDIHSPRVPSKEEMVALLEKAKAVIPERNLWVNPDCGLKTRHWEETKKALTEMVEAAKVLRSKVKESVA; this is encoded by the coding sequence ATGCAAACACACATTCTTGGCTATCCGCGCATTGGTAGCAAAAGAGAACTCAAAAAAGCCTGCGAACAATACTGGTCAGGCAAAATTTCAGCCACTGACCTTATCGAATCAGGTCATACGATCCGGAAACAAAACTGGCAGTTACAAAAGGAAGCTGGCATAGACCTTATCCCATCCAACGACTTCTCTTTTTATGATCAGGTTTTGGATATGACATTAACTGTCAATGCTATTCCTAACCGCTATAAAGAAGTGGTTGGAGCCAAACCTCTCGACCTCTATTTTGCCATGGCAAGAGGCTACCAAAAAGATGGGGTAGATATAACAGCGATGGAAATGACAAAATGGTTTGACACCAACTACCATTACATCGTTCCTGAATTCAAGAAAGACCAAGAATTTCAGTTGCTATCCACTAAAATCATTGATGAATTTTCGGAAGCAAAAAAAATCGGAATTTTAACCAAACCTGTACTGCTAGGACCAGTTTCATACCTGCTTCTCGGTAAAGAGAAAGAGGAAGGTTTTCACCGAATTGAACTTATTCATAAACTCCTGCCTGTTTACCTTGAGATACTCACTCAACTACAGACTCTCGGTGCTGAATGGGTACAATTTGATGAACCATTCTTGGCTTTGGACCTAAGCAATTATGAAAAAGAAGTGCTTTTGGGTACTTACCGTACAATTCAAAAAGAGTTTCCTCAGCTAAAAACAATCATTGCGACTTACTTTGACGGTCTCAAAGATAATTTAGCACTGGCTACATCACTACCTGCATGTGCTTTGCATATTGATTTGGTAAGAAGTCCTGAACAACTCACTGAAGTATTACAGCAAGCACCTAAAGACCTCAGCATTTCATTGGGGATAATTGATGGTAGAAATATTTGGAAAAACAACTTCCAAAACTCTTTAGAAAAGATACAGCTCGCTGTTGATAAGCTGGGCAGTGACCGAGTTATGATTGCTCCAAGCTGTTCTCTTCTACATTCCCCTTGTGATTTAGAATTGGAAACAAACGAAGCTGTTCTAACTTCTGAGATCAAGAATTGGCTGGCTTTTGCCAAACAAAAAGTAGATGAAGTTGCTACCCTTAAGCAACTGGCAGAAGGCAATAATGATGAATCAATCATTGCTAAGCTACAAGCTAATATCGCTGCCAATGCAAGTCGTAAGACATCTACTCTTATCCACAACAATGCTGTTAAGGAAAGGGTAAATGCCATCACAGAAGCAGATGCCAAAAGAATAAATCCATATTCTGTTCGCCAAAAGACACAAGACAAAATTTTAGGACTGCCACTTTACCCGACTACCACCATAGGTTCATTCCCTCAAACGAAAGAAGTCCGCACTTGGAGGTCTAAGTTCAAGAAAGGTGAGATTACTACAGAGGAATATAATGCACTACTCAAAGCTGAAACAGAGACCGCAATCCGTTGGCAAGAGGAGATTGATATGGATGTTTTGGTACATGGAGAGTTTGAGAGAAATGACATGGTTGAATACTTCGGTGAGCAACTGGATGGCTTTGCTTTCACTCAAAATGGTTGGGTGCAAAGTTACGGTAGCCGTTGTGTAAAACCCCCAATCATTTATGGAGATGTGCAGCGTCCAACTGCTATGACTGTCGAATGGAGTGCTTATGCTCAGAGCCTCACTGAAAAGCTAGTAAAAGGAATGTTGACAGGACCTGTAACCATACTTCAGTGGAGCTTTGTACGTGATGACCAGCCTAGATCTGTTACCTGTAACCAAATAGCCTTCGCTATTAGGGATGAAGTGAGTGACTTGGAAAAAGCGGGGATCAAGATCATACAAATTGATGAACCGGCAATCCGTGAAGGTCTTCCTCTTCGCAAGGATGATTGGCAAACGTACTTACAGTGGGCTATTAAAGCGTTCCGAATTTCTTCAACTGGCGTTGAAGACGAAACACAAATCCACACTCATATGTGTTATTCAGAATTCAATGATATCATACAGAATATTGCGGATATGGATGCTGATGTCATTACGATTGAGTGCTCCCGTTCTCAGATGGAGTTACTGGATGCTTTTGTTCAGTTCAACTATCCAAATGAGATTGGACCAGGAGTATATGATATACACTCGCCTCGTGTACCAAGTAAGGAGGAAATGGTAGCGCTGCTTGAAAAAGCCAAGGCGGTTATCCCTGAGAGAAACCTTTGGGTAAATCCTGATTGTGGACTAAAAACTCGTCATTGGGAAGAAACGAAAAAAGCATTGACCGAGATGGTTGAAGCTGCCAAAGTACTTAGAAGCAAGGTTAAGGAAAGTGTTGCCTAA
- a CDS encoding acyl-CoA thioesterase: MTLEQRIAQSETRIFKAVFPSTTNHYDTLFGGTAMQLMDETAFITATRFSRQRMVTVSSNRIDFEKPIPSGTIIELHGKVDYIGNTSLKVQVDIYIEQMYSEFREKAISGEFTFVAIDENKQPVAILK, translated from the coding sequence ATGACATTAGAACAACGCATAGCGCAATCTGAAACAAGAATTTTCAAAGCTGTATTTCCAAGTACCACAAATCATTATGATACGCTATTTGGCGGTACTGCCATGCAACTGATGGATGAAACAGCCTTTATTACAGCAACACGGTTTAGCCGTCAGCGAATGGTTACTGTCAGCAGTAACAGGATTGACTTCGAGAAACCAATTCCTTCAGGAACCATCATCGAGCTACATGGGAAGGTGGACTATATTGGTAATACCAGTTTAAAGGTACAGGTTGATATTTATATTGAACAGATGTATTCGGAATTCAGAGAAAAAGCTATCAGCGGTGAGTTTACATTTGTCGCAATTGATGAAAACAAGCAACCTGTAGCAATTTTAAAATAA
- a CDS encoding calcium/sodium antiporter yields MLSIIQLLGGLVTLILGGELLVRGATEIALRMKISPLVVGLTVVAFGTSSPELFISLYSAVSGSPDLAIGNVVGSNICNLGLVLGMTAMIYPIEVHKDSMRIDWPVTMLSSLTLFVFAVLFGGINQFTGLVMVAALIIYLVFILRKANNDKKALLAAEEEFSLDESDPTSLVAWVKDIAFIAFGIGALSFGSDWFVGGAKEIFINIGVDERVIGIVVLALGTSLPELVTSVMAAIKRNTDLAVGNLLGSNIFNVLSILGFTSMVTNINISQAITFTDMPVMLGITFLVMVLMLKGKLLSRLDGFILLAAYLVYTYTLFPQ; encoded by the coding sequence ATGCTGAGTATTATTCAATTATTAGGAGGCTTAGTCACGCTGATCTTAGGAGGCGAACTATTGGTAAGAGGTGCAACGGAGATAGCCTTGAGAATGAAAATTTCACCTTTGGTTGTCGGGTTGACTGTTGTTGCATTTGGTACTTCATCCCCTGAACTTTTTATCAGCTTATATTCTGCTGTCTCTGGCAGTCCTGACCTTGCTATTGGTAATGTAGTAGGTTCCAATATCTGTAACCTTGGACTGGTATTAGGCATGACAGCAATGATTTATCCTATTGAGGTACACAAGGATTCGATGAGGATCGACTGGCCTGTTACCATGTTGAGCTCGCTGACCTTGTTTGTTTTCGCTGTCTTGTTTGGTGGTATCAATCAGTTCACGGGACTGGTGATGGTAGCTGCTTTAATAATCTACCTCGTCTTTATTCTTAGAAAAGCCAATAATGATAAGAAAGCACTGCTTGCAGCCGAGGAGGAATTCAGCTTAGATGAAAGTGACCCTACCTCTTTAGTTGCGTGGGTTAAGGATATCGCATTTATCGCATTTGGTATTGGTGCATTGAGCTTTGGTTCTGACTGGTTTGTAGGGGGGGCTAAAGAGATCTTTATTAATATAGGTGTTGATGAGCGTGTGATTGGTATTGTAGTATTGGCTTTGGGAACAAGTTTGCCAGAGTTGGTAACTTCGGTGATGGCTGCCATAAAACGCAATACAGATCTGGCTGTTGGTAACCTTCTTGGTTCAAACATCTTTAATGTATTGTCAATCTTGGGCTTTACAAGTATGGTTACCAATATCAATATCAGTCAGGCGATTACTTTTACAGATATGCCTGTGATGCTTGGAATAACATTCCTTGTAATGGTTCTGATGTTGAAAGGAAAGTTACTGAGCAGATTGGATGGTTTTATACTTTTGGCAGCATACTTAGTTTATACATATACACTGTTCCCTCAATAA
- the upp gene encoding uracil phosphoribosyltransferase, with protein MKSEKLVVFDQQPSIVTQYLNELRNIDVQKDSMRFRENLKRIGEIMAYEMSKTFAFKPVDIQTPLAVAKSEEVQDQVVLTTILRAGLPLYDGFVRILDNAESAFVASYRAPAVHGEEVSINMEYVASGDLTDKVVILADPMLATGKSLLLAYKGLRKNGRPKHVHIAAVIASQQGVDYIMENMDDVPFTLWIGAIDPELNDKAYIIPGLGDAGDLCFGPKL; from the coding sequence ATGAAATCGGAAAAATTAGTTGTATTTGATCAGCAACCCTCGATTGTAACTCAATATCTTAATGAGTTAAGGAATATTGATGTACAGAAAGATAGCATGAGATTCAGGGAAAACCTGAAGCGTATTGGTGAAATCATGGCTTATGAAATGTCTAAGACATTTGCTTTTAAACCTGTCGATATTCAAACACCTTTGGCAGTCGCAAAGTCTGAAGAGGTGCAAGATCAGGTGGTGTTGACAACAATTTTAAGGGCTGGATTGCCATTATACGATGGCTTTGTGAGAATTTTGGATAATGCGGAGAGTGCTTTTGTCGCTTCATACAGAGCTCCAGCTGTACATGGTGAAGAGGTGTCCATCAATATGGAGTATGTTGCTTCTGGTGATTTGACAGATAAAGTGGTGATTCTTGCTGATCCAATGCTTGCGACAGGTAAATCATTGCTGTTGGCTTATAAAGGACTACGTAAGAACGGGCGACCAAAGCATGTTCATATAGCCGCAGTAATAGCCAGTCAGCAAGGAGTAGACTATATTATGGAGAATATGGATGACGTGCCATTTACCTTGTGGATAGGAGCAATAGATCCGGAACTTAATGACAAAGCATACATTATTCCGGGTTTGGGAGATGCAGGGGATTTATGTTTTGGCCCTAAACTCTAA
- a CDS encoding DUF3332 domain-containing protein: MKYLFVALLILGVSVLQTSCYGPFRLTNQLHSWNGQVGTKFVNALVFLAFVIIPVYEIALLGDGLIFNTIEFWGGENPISMKEGDKEIKQVMSNGKFFEIEKTKNRILITQLNSLKKENSVEFLFDIESSTWMLNSDGKLKKVVSFDATDKVLFHYPDGSTSMFDSL; this comes from the coding sequence TTGAAGTATCTATTTGTGGCCTTACTCATTCTCGGTGTAAGCGTCTTACAAACAAGCTGCTATGGACCATTCAGACTAACCAACCAACTACACTCATGGAATGGTCAGGTCGGTACCAAGTTTGTCAATGCCCTAGTATTTTTGGCTTTTGTCATCATTCCTGTTTATGAAATCGCTTTGTTGGGTGATGGATTGATCTTTAACACAATAGAATTTTGGGGTGGAGAAAACCCAATATCAATGAAGGAAGGGGATAAAGAAATAAAGCAGGTGATGTCTAACGGTAAGTTTTTCGAAATTGAGAAAACGAAAAACAGGATTCTTATCACCCAACTCAACTCGCTTAAAAAAGAAAACTCTGTTGAATTCCTGTTTGACATTGAATCTTCTACCTGGATGTTGAATTCAGATGGAAAACTTAAAAAAGTTGTTTCTTTTGATGCTACCGACAAAGTTTTATTCCATTATCCTGATGGAAGTACCTCTATGTTTGATTCTTTATAA
- a CDS encoding sensor histidine kinase, protein MEPFLDDDILSQPEQKKQPSITSIILSLVSILFVAAIGYLLWDLKINQLYYVAFIWIICVITALWWGNTTISNLLDKVLPWMKHSRTRFLTQIVGSTIYSLFCINITYYLFKVNFTDYAPDIDQVITLNLYGLLFIIPILTIQLGFYFMGKWKQVFVQTEHLKRANLKSQFETLKNHLDPHFLFNNLNILSSLIKEDNKDAHEFLDSFSDVYRYVLQSKKCEVVSLNEELQFADSYIFMLQKRFNWNIHFDIRIDEDLERNKFIPPLTLQMLIENIIKHNVISQERALYIDLYNDYDDCLVIRNNLQEKKALPNYSSKSGLDNIRKRYNYLSDRNIVVQKNDDYFTVIIPLLDYEIV, encoded by the coding sequence ATGGAACCCTTTCTGGATGACGACATACTTTCGCAGCCTGAACAAAAAAAGCAGCCCAGCATTACATCTATCATACTGAGTCTAGTCTCTATCCTATTTGTTGCAGCTATAGGGTATCTGCTATGGGATTTAAAAATAAATCAACTCTACTATGTAGCATTTATCTGGATCATCTGTGTAATCACAGCATTGTGGTGGGGCAATACAACGATCAGTAACTTATTGGATAAGGTGTTGCCTTGGATGAAGCATAGCCGTACCCGATTTCTGACTCAGATAGTTGGAAGCACAATCTATTCATTGTTTTGCATCAATATTACCTACTACCTGTTCAAGGTTAATTTCACCGATTATGCTCCTGATATAGATCAGGTTATCACACTTAATTTGTATGGTCTTTTGTTTATCATTCCAATCCTGACCATTCAATTGGGTTTTTATTTTATGGGAAAATGGAAACAGGTATTTGTTCAAACAGAGCACCTCAAAAGAGCTAATCTCAAATCTCAATTTGAAACTCTCAAAAACCATCTGGACCCTCATTTTCTCTTCAACAACCTGAATATCCTGTCCTCTCTTATCAAAGAGGACAACAAGGATGCACATGAGTTTCTTGACAGTTTCTCGGATGTTTACCGATATGTTTTACAGTCGAAGAAATGTGAAGTTGTCTCTCTAAATGAGGAGCTTCAATTTGCTGACAGTTACATTTTTATGCTTCAGAAACGGTTCAACTGGAATATCCATTTTGATATCAGAATTGACGAAGACCTCGAAAGAAACAAGTTTATTCCTCCACTGACACTCCAAATGCTGATCGAGAATATCATAAAGCATAACGTGATCAGTCAGGAAAGAGCCTTGTATATTGACCTCTACAATGATTATGATGATTGTCTGGTAATTCGAAACAACCTGCAAGAGAAAAAGGCATTACCTAACTATTCTTCCAAAAGTGGACTGGACAACATCCGTAAACGATACAATTACCTGTCTGACCGCAATATTGTGGTACAGAAAAATGATGACTATTTTACTGTCATTATCCCACTGCTAGACTATGAAATAGTCTAA
- a CDS encoding LytR/AlgR family response regulator transcription factor, whose translation MNVAIIEDEPLAAQKLQQLLLDQDQNIKVVAVLDSVEKAINWLEENEHPDLLFADIQIADGLSFQVFNEVELNCPVIFTTAYDQYAINAFEVNSLDYLLKPVRAKRLANSLQKFKQMRQWFERSPEKEKLDELINMMQHRDDEYKSRFLVKNGSKIQAIKCQSIAYFYTKDRVNVLVTKSGDIYPVDYTLDELSNLLNPKLFFRVNRKFIIHLDAAFAIHTYFKGRLKLELTPAIDEDVVVSSERTPLFKEWLDQ comes from the coding sequence ATGAATGTTGCTATTATTGAAGATGAACCTTTGGCTGCCCAAAAGCTACAACAACTGCTTTTGGATCAGGATCAAAATATAAAAGTCGTTGCTGTGTTGGATTCAGTTGAAAAAGCAATCAACTGGCTGGAAGAGAACGAGCACCCCGATTTACTTTTTGCAGATATACAAATTGCCGATGGGTTAAGTTTTCAGGTTTTTAATGAGGTTGAGCTGAACTGCCCAGTGATCTTTACTACCGCTTACGACCAATACGCAATCAATGCTTTTGAGGTCAATAGTTTGGATTATCTTCTAAAACCTGTCAGGGCAAAAAGGTTAGCCAACAGTCTGCAAAAGTTCAAACAGATGCGTCAATGGTTTGAACGTTCTCCGGAAAAAGAAAAGCTTGATGAGCTGATCAATATGATGCAGCATCGTGATGATGAATACAAGTCACGGTTCCTTGTCAAAAATGGTTCTAAGATTCAAGCTATCAAATGTCAATCTATTGCTTACTTCTACACCAAAGACAGGGTAAATGTCTTGGTCACCAAGTCAGGAGATATCTACCCTGTTGATTATACATTGGATGAACTGAGCAACCTATTGAACCCTAAGCTCTTTTTTAGGGTGAACCGCAAGTTTATCATCCATTTAGATGCTGCCTTTGCAATTCACACTTACTTCAAAGGAAGACTTAAGCTTGAGCTTACTCCCGCAATCGATGAGGATGTTGTAGTCAGCAGCGAACGTACTCCTTTATTTAAAGAATGGCTTGATCAGTAA